The sequence atccagcgcaaccagtccaccccacaccactgcaacaccccttataataAAAACATTCTACACGCCAACCCAACTGgggccatgtgatcgcctgggagaggcaaaaaccagataaaaacccaagccaatttagggataaaaaatctgagaaaattcctctctgacccatccaggcgatcgaaactagtccaggagatcaccctggccgtattctattccctgcagtacttaccattatatctgcgccgaccaacaaaggtcatctagtctaatcccaattaccagctctaggtccatgaccctgcaggttacggcacttcacgtgcccatccaaccatctcttaaaagtgatgagggtttctgcatccaccactcttccaggcagcgagttccagatccccacaatcctctgtgtgaagatgtcccccctcaaatctcctctaaaccctcGACCATGATGTTCCCTCAGAATAGCcacctccaccaatagaaatatcCACTATGTCCATGCTCCTCAAtaatttgtacacctcgatgaggtctcctctcaacctcctctgttgcaatgagaacaaacccaacctatccagtctgtcctcataattaagattctccattccaggcatcctagtaaatctcctctgcaccatctctagtgcgatcacgtccttcttataatacggtgaccagaactgcatgcagtatttcagctgtggcctcaccaaagtataatacaatttaagcataacctccctgctcttatattctatgccttggccaataaaggcaagcattccgtatgccttcttaaccaccttatccacctggcctgctactttcagggatctgtggacaagcactccaaggtctcttagttcatttacactattaagtggcctactgtttaatgtgtataccctttccttattcgccctcccaaagtgcatcacctcacacttttctgaattaaattccaattgccactgctctgcccacctgaccagtagattgatatccaactgcagcccatgatgttcctcttcattatcaaccacaccacCAATTTCAGAGTCGTCTGCAACCTTCTTAATCTTACTTCCTATTGTCAAATCTAAAtcatcctctatagcagtatctgcattaccacaatcctttctgaaaacagatgcaaagtattcgttaagcaccctactaacatcttccgcctcctcacaaagattatcctcatgatctctaataggccttaccctttcctTAGCTACCCTCTTACtcgtaatatatttatagaaaatctttgggttttccttaattttactggccaagaatgccTTGtgatctctcttagcattcctaatatcctttttaattttacctcttatctttctatatttctctaaagattctaaagtatttacccATTGATATGTGATATAAGcgtccttttttttcttaatcgtcccctgtaagttcctagacatccagcgggctctagaattatttttcccagcttttttctttaagggcacatgttaggCCTGAATCTATCAgaattcctccttgaatgcctcccactgtttcaACACAGATTTACCCACaagagctgtttccagtccactatggccaaatcattccttaacttagtaaaattagcttttccccaatttggaacttttatcccaggcctattcttgtccttatccataacaaacctgaatctgactgaagtATGGTCACTGGCGTCCAAATGCTCCTCCACTAgtaccccttcaacttgcccagcttcagtcccgaaACTAAATCCAAGACAGCCCCGTCTTGCatggggcttgctacatactgactaaaaaagttctcttgaaagcAATTCAAGAATTCTGcaacctctatacccttcacactaaatttgtcccaatcatttTATATTTAATAATGCATCATAACAACAGGGATTTATAACACACAAAATGAAAGGAACAAACACCTGATCAAATTTAGTACAAAATGGATATGTGTAAATGATAACTCTTCCATGTATATATGTGCAAATAATTAGCCTCTCTGATACTGTACTTGCTCGGTCTGAATTTGATTTTATGTCAGTTATATATTTATCCAAAGTTTCCTCTGGATTCACTTTCTCATAATTACACCCTGAATGAGGCAGCTAATTCGAAATGTTTAAAACATTTTTGCTGTAAACTAGTACAAAGTGCATGTTGCCTAACTTAAAATTGTATCATGTCTTATTCATATTGTTTATTGTAGTTGAAACTGCTTTATATTGCTTACATAATGATTGAAACCCCACTGAGGAATATCAGCAATGATTGCTGCCATCTAGAATTACAAAACAATGCACAAGAGAAAGAAGTTAAATAGACACACAGTTGTATAAAGGATGAAGAAGAGTTACATGGAAAATGAATATGAAATTAAAACAGGAAGTGCTGGAAATTCACAGCACATCAATCAGCATGAGAAAGAGAAATGTGGCTTGTTGCTTCGGGAATACCCTTCAATATCTTTCTAGATAGAACCAATAGTATTGAAGGTTATTGCCGAAACAATCAGTTCCCTTTAAATACATGTCCAAGTGTCTGTTAAAAGTTcccatggaatctgattccactacCCACTAAGGTCTAGATCTTAAGAAACCTCTGTGTGAAAAATATTCTGCTCTTGATCTTTAGCAAATTATTTAAATCGATGATCTCTGGTTACCTAGCCACTTGCCACAGGAAACACATTCTCCCTACTTGCTccatcaaaatccctcataattctGAATACATCTTTTAGGACTCCTCTTAACCTTCATTGCTCTAAGGAGAATATTCCCAGCATCTCCAATTTCtctacataactgaaatccctcatccctgttaTCATCCTGGGAAACATCCTCTGTAACCTCGCCAAGGCTTTGGCATCCTTTCTAaagttggtgcccagaattgtacacattactccagctgaggcctaaccagtgatttgtaaaagtttagcaTGACTTTCTTGCTTTGGATTCAAGTTACAAAGCTAACTATCGCTTCCCCTTACTTAGCCACCTCATCAACTTTCGCTGCCACCTTTAAAGACTTGTGAATGtgcatccccaggtccctctgcttctTCACCTCCACAAAATAGTATCATTTAGATTATACTGACTCGCCTTGCTGTTctccccaaagtgcatcacttcacaactatccacattaaattgcatcttccaTGTGTCTTCCCATTACACCAGTCTGCCTCTGTCCTCCTGAATCTGCTACTATACTACTCACTATTTACTACCTTACCAAGttttgtatcattcccaaacttcaaaattgtactccttgtagaagaaaagcaatggtcctaatattgAACACTGGGGGACCCCATGCATACTTCCCTACACTCAGAAAAATCATCCATTCACCATTGCTCTCTGCTTCCTCCTGCTCAGCCAACGATGTACCCAAGTTGCCACTGTCCTTTTATATCAAGTGCTTTTATTTTGTGAATAATGCTGTTATGTGGCACttgatcaaatgccttttgaaagtccatggggCTAGAGATTTGCCTCATGCTCTAAACGTTATATGTCGCACGTGATATTCAGTTCCACTGACTGGATCCAGCACTGCTTTAGTCCTCGTTGGGCCACAAACATACTGATTAATAAGGTTTTCCTATATATATTTGAGGAATTCTTCACCCTCCTTGCCCATTACTCTGTTCCCCcagccctccgccccccccccccacgccccccacacACCCCAGTCGATATTAGGTTAATTgaagtcccctactattactgctctattatTTTTATATTTCTCTGTAATTTAGCTACAGATTTTCTCCTCTACCTCATTCTCATTGTTTGGGAGTCTACACGAATCACCCAGGGAAGTAACAGCTCCCTTTCTGTTCCTTAACTCTAAGCAAATAGATTCAATCTTTCAAACCTCGAGTATATTGTCCCTCTGTCGACCTGTAAtattatccttgatcaatactgccaaaactcctcctgtaatttttttttcttccctatCCCTCTTGAATACATTGTAGGCAGAAATTTTTAATTCCCATTCCTGTCcatgtttaagccaggtctttgttataGCCGTTATATCATAACACCCATTTGGCAACTTTCGCCTGTAGCTCGTCAACCTTATTTGTAACACTCCTCGCgctaacacacatgcattccaacaCTATGTTAGTCGGCTTTGCATTTTTCCTCCATTTATTTCCTGTTCTTTctacactattctttgttctgttaCTGTTCGTCCCACCTAGCAATCATTTTGAAGGAAACTGAAAAAATAAGCTCGTATATGTATACTCATACTATTTTCACCTCTTTATATGCATacctgtatatatatttatatatatatatatggagaaATGTAACATGATATATTTTTCTGTGATATGACTATACCTGACTTATTGCAAAGGTCAGTTTATAGAAGAAGCAAGAAAGACCTGGCATTTATATAATTTCTTACACAACCTCAGAACATGATAATGTgatttgcagccaataaagtacttttaaagtgtttggaaacgcggcagccaaattgcacacaacaaggtcccacaaacagtaatgagataatgaccagataattaattggtcggggataaatattggacagaacaCAAGGACAAATCACCTTcagaaaagtgccatgggatcaccCAAAGTCTGAACAAAGACAGCGACCTGAGAAGTTTCCGATATAAAACGTTTCCGTATTTTAGGATCTTAACAAATATATAAAATATTATTGTATTAATTGCGATTTTAAGTCCCGGGACCTGAGGAACAGCTGATGTGACATTTAGAGAACAATCTCCCTGTATTTAATATCGAAGACTATTTCTTGTACCCTCGTTGATGAGAGGCAACGCCACCTTTTAATTAAGCAGAAAGTGAAAGGTTTCAAATGACAAAATCACTTTGGAAAGGAATGAAACGTTTCCCTGAAAAGCAACTGCGGTTAGAATCAAAATCGATTAATTTTTTGTAACGTCAAAGGAATATCCTGGTGTGCCCCTTAAAATGGGCACACCTCGCCCAGAAAGAATATTCCTTTCAATCTAACAATGAAGCAGAGCAGCTCGTGCAGATATTGTTGTCGGAGCTGAACCCCGATACAGCCGGTTTGTGAAGTTCCAGATCGCTGCTTTTCCCGGTGTTGGTGAAGATGTTTTTTCCGAGTGTCGGGAGACTCTGGATTTTGTTCCTCTTGTTGCCCGGGACCCTGAGCCAGGACTGCCAGAGGCTGCGGTTACTTGAAGAGATTAATAATGAGGCTCTCCTCGCCCTGCGTGAAATGGTGAGTTTATTCGGTGACCCGGCGATTAGACTAACCAATCTTAACCACCAGTTTCTCGGGATAATTTCCTGTCGGGGAACGGCTGAGATTGAATCGGTTTTATTACAAAATGCATCAACCGATATGGAATATTTCATTGGTGGAATTCACATTGATGTATTAAAATAACGAAGAAATTGTGCAGAAACCGTTTAACATTTTGTATAAAGAATGATTGATTCCTTTAGACGGTTAGTTAAATATACGAGAGCTAAAATCTTTGAACAAATTGTTCAATGACAATGAATGATTACAGCCGTTTTCGGGGAAACATTTCTGAGAGTAAGTAGCGATTGTGAAGCATGTGCCCGGAGCCGGTTCTGACAGTTACTCTCTCCTGTTGCAGGGAAAGCCCTTTCCACTACAGTGTCTATCAGAAAGAGCATCACTCAGCAACAATTCCCTGAACCTGCACCAGCTCAGCAACAGGGTACAGGTGAGTGCACATTGTACACTGTGTAATCATTCCGCTAATGTGGCCAGGAGCAATTACCGTGTGGAAAATATATCCACATTAACAAAATAAAACGGACGTAAATCATTTTTAAAGTGAGCGCATTACTTTATTCATTTTAATAAGGCTAAAAATTTAGTGTTAGGCAACACTCTGCGGAAAGATTTGTCTACTTGAACGAATGAGTTAGTCTGCTCAGAAAAATGGGATAACTAACCTACAGCGGAATGTGGTAGGAACCAATTAGTTGTTAACACAGTATTATTACCTGCAACAATCTCCATGCTGTGGTTTTAAATTCAGTCACTTTAAATATTTGCATCTACAGATGACCATTCAATTACGATATAGCTGATTGCGGTGATTGGCTGTGAATTTTGTCCTATCACGAGCTGGATAAATGGGAACAAATCCCCTCTGATGACATTGTGTGTGTTTTGCACAGAGCCAGGACAGGATCCAGATTGTTCATCAAACACTGCGTCACCTCACCAAGATCTACAGCATGAACCTGGGCTCAGTCACATGGGCCCGGGACAAGGTGGAAACCTTCCGTCTGCTCCTGGATGGGCAGCTCGGGGAGCTGAAAGAATGTGTCCGGAAACCGGGCTCAGACTCCAGGCCGAGGAGATTCTCCTCCATTAACAAAtactttaagaaactgagaatgttTCTCGAACAGAAGGTGGGACAATTGATTATTTAACTGTGTGATTACTGATGTGTCGCTCATTTCACCCCATTTAATTCTGTTCATTCTCTAAAAAATTTTCCTGAATATTTCTCTTTTTCAGACATTCAGTGACTGCGCATGGGAAATAGTCCGCGTTGAGACCAGGGCCCGTTTACAACAGATTCGTACCATAATGGGGAAAATTAGAAGAGATAAACATTTACATGTTTAGTAGAGATTGGTATTGGTGattatttattttaaaatgtttgtatGTTATGTTAAGTGTTGCTCTGTTGTTCAATCAACCGCATAAACCAGCAAAAAAAAGCCTAGAGGAACCTAAAGATAGGGACTGCGAACATTGATTTACTTTTTACATTGTTTTGTTTCAAGGGAAAAAATATTTATTATAACATTATTCATGGCAAAATACATTGATTGAAAATATTTATTTTGTATTGAAGATACTTGGTGCACGACAGATATGCTCATTGCGTATGTATctgtcgatatatatatatatatataaagcacATACAGTTGTATAATTTGATAAGACATGTTTATTCAAAGCAGTTTCGTACGAAATTACAGTGAAACCATAAATATTTTGTACGTTCATTACTTTTATGAAGTGCCTTTTATTTTAGAACAATGTTTGTGTCTTTGGTCTGTTTATGTGCGATGAAAGGGCAGAAAAATGGAAGTTGACATTAAATACAGAAATGTGGAAAACTATAAAATTCCATCCCGAAAACTCTTCAACACTTCAACTCGTCTCATGTCTTCCTAATTTATTGACATTTATAGTTCTGATGTCTTCATGTAATTAAATATTGTAGTTAAATAAAATGCGTAAAATGAAAATCAAAAGACGTGTTAATTTATTGGTATTTATTAAGAGTTGGGAATAGACAATGTTTTTCTAAACTGGAAACTTTTTATACTGGATGAAAACATGTTGGTGTAAATAAAACGTTTTCAATATTACACTTTTACTGGAGTGATATTTCTTTCTCGTTTGTTTCTGTCAGTTTTCCACACTATAAATTCTCTGGATTGCCACAGCTACTGCCTGTTACTGGGACTCCCTCTCCGCTCTCCTCTCTCCACTGCCCGCTTGTTCCTGACCAGTCAAAACTCTGAATCCTTTTTTACCCAATTTTGGGCCCAATTTTCCATCTCCTAGACAGTACCACTGTTTTACTTTTCTGCTACCCAACTGAGTATTCTCACTTCACGCCATTGTCTCCAGTGCAAGATTGTGAAGGCACAAAACAACACGCTCATGGACAAAGGCTGCAACCATATCATAACAGCTGACTTATCAAAATAGAATTACAAATGTTGAGCAATTTTCAATGGTAAAAGATGGGGAAAAAAACGTAATCAGAACTTGTGATTACCTTCAGTGAGATTTGTGGCTTAAAGATTAGTTATTCTACCTTGATCTTTTACATGATAGTTTACATGGGCCAGTTAACCGACACTGTTGCTGTATTTGCAAATCCTACACCTTAAACTTTCCACGACCCATTCACCAACCTACCACGCCCAACAACAGCCCGACATCGTTACCTTTACTTTTTCTGAGCCAGTGTGCAGTTTGTGAAATCAGACGGTCAAGTTCACACGGGCAAGACCTATTGTAAATGTTGGTACTGGACTTTACAATGGGAGAAAGTTAGGTCAAATAGTGTGACACAAACGTGACATCAGGAAGTCAGTCTGTGCAGAAGGAAATGTGCAAGGCTCTAAGATTATTATTTACTATAGATTAATGTGTTGTTGCAATTACTTACTATTTCCCTTTATGTTTACGACCAGTGTTTACCatatagtgtaataaaataattgaatcatgcagcagacaatgaggcCGTGCGGTGCATCAtgtctgtactggctctttgaaacagctatccaattaatccccttCCCCTGCCTCTTCCCCAGAGCCCAGCaaattcccccttcaagtatttctccaattcccttttgataatTATTATTGCCTCTGCTTACGCCAtcttttcaggccgtgcattccagatcagatcaAGAATAAATATCTGATCATCACACCTCTGGATAAgaccataataaataggagcaggtgtaggccatccggaccctgagcctgctccaccattcaacaagctcagagctgatattctacctcaaccccactgtCCAGCCCTATCCCCagcgcccttaattcccttagtgtccaacaaTATAGGAAGataagaactagaagcaggagtaggagaaacaggagcaggagtaattatcttaaatctgtgcagtccggatactgacccttctgccacaggAAGCAGCATCTCCTTATTTACCTAGAAAAACTATTTTCCCTCAATCTCCCTAATCTGTGTTTCGCCTGCGTTCTATACTTTTAAAAATCATTCTTATTACATTCTTCATCATAGATTACAATTATAGGCATATTTTGAAATGTTACTTTTATTCTGACCTCTCCCGCTCACCTTTGACCCCCAGCCTCGGATGTTCAGTGAAATATGCCCAAACTAAAAGATTTGATGAACAGATTCTCACCAACACATGATCTCTGTAAATTGCTGCAATCTGATAGTTTAACTGAAGCGACAATAACTGGCTGCCGCTGTCTACACCTAGAGCTCCTGGGATCTCAGTCCCAGAGCCACTCGACGGGAGTTTTTGTTCGCGGTTACAGCTGAGAGTGATTTTGTGACATTCCCTGTGTAACCGGGGAAATCCCGGATATCCCAAACCtttcccagctctctctccccctctcagttTGAGCCGGTCTGTTTACAAACAATCCTCACTTTCCGAAATGACGAAACTCGTCACTTTCCCTGAGACACTTTCGCTTTCGCTCCAATGGAACAAGGCTCATTTCCAGAGAGAAACTGACACGGACACTTTCCCGGGAGAGAGACAAAAAAAACGGTGAAAGAAAAGGCATCGGGATCATGTTCGGACTCAGAGTCGAAGCGGATTCAATATTCTTTAAAACAAAATCTCAAAATGACTCCAGGAAACAGCCCAGAAATGAGAAACAACTTCGACTTAAAGAGCAGAGTCTCGGACAGGGGACTCCGGGCGGTGACAGCGGGCATCAAGCGGTGCCCTGGGCTGTGAGCCGGGCTCTCTGCAATGTCCAAGCTGCGAAGTGTGAACAGTCCCAGCGCGATGTGAACACACCGGGGAGAGAGCGGGTTTAAAATGGAGCCGCTATGTCTGGAGCCGGATGTCAGCACTAAAATCCGCGGCCCCGGGATTCCCGCTGTCCGTGTCACTGTAATCCGGATTAtaagatactgccccccaacacatgTCCACACTCCCCCAATACAGAGCCTCCCTCTGCACCACCTTAGTGCCCCGGGGACCCGAATCCACACAACACGGAGCT is a genomic window of Pristiophorus japonicus isolate sPriJap1 chromosome 21, sPriJap1.hap1, whole genome shotgun sequence containing:
- the LOC139234000 gene encoding interferon alpha-21-like, with the protein product MFFPSVGRLWILFLLLPGTLSQDCQRLRLLEEINNEALLALREMGKPFPLQCLSERASLSNNSLNLHQLSNRVQSQDRIQIVHQTLRHLTKIYSMNLGSVTWARDKVETFRLLLDGQLGELKECVRKPGSDSRPRRFSSINKYFKKLRMFLEQKTFSDCAWEIVRVETRARLQQIRTIMGKIRRDKHLHV